From a region of the Anaerobacillus sp. CMMVII genome:
- a CDS encoding ureidoglycolate lyase yields the protein MKESFAPYGEIIEVNPFSSDTFQVVLSEEQVNGWRIAVSNLSGKRIVKKLGLHPNTRESFEPLNGVVVIVVATKEEPDNIKAFLLDQPVCLYKNVWHANIALSAQAAVKITENATEIESLHHTLKEAITVGLVSSDF from the coding sequence ATTAAGGAAAGCTTTGCACCATACGGAGAAATCATTGAGGTAAACCCCTTTTCATCAGATACATTCCAAGTAGTTTTATCTGAAGAGCAGGTAAATGGTTGGCGGATTGCTGTCTCCAATCTATCAGGAAAACGGATAGTCAAAAAGCTAGGACTGCATCCGAACACAAGAGAGTCCTTTGAACCGCTGAACGGTGTAGTTGTCATTGTTGTAGCTACAAAAGAAGAACCTGATAATATCAAAGCCTTTCTATTAGATCAACCAGTTTGCTTGTATAAAAACGTATGGCACGCGAACATAGCGTTATCTGCACAAGCTGCAGTAAAAATTACCGAAAATGCAACGGAGATTGAATCCCTCCATCATACGTTAAAAGAAGCGATTACCGTCGGTTTAGTTAGCAGTGATTTTTAG
- a CDS encoding sialate O-acetylesterase has translation MKLSSIISDGMVLQRHAAVAIWGKTRSSEVVKVLFLEKTYETQADSDGNWTVTLNDLKPGGPYQMVIIDNEETTVIQDILIGDVWVLGGQSNMELPVRRTLDLFSAEMKTVNQPYIRQFAVPQLYDFHAPQQDLAGGNWIAANQTDVMSFSAAGYFFAKDLYETYGVPIGLIMTAVGGTPIEAWISEKTLREIGGYEERLAKLKDDSYVAGTKQNDEKRNHDWYEDLNERDLGLKKCWHQADYDTSEWQDFVVPNSWAGSELETVRGSVWFRTEINIPEEMLNCEAKLALGTIIDGDDTYVNGTLIGNTGYMYPPRRYQIPTGLLKPGKNSIAVRIISTQNIGGFLKDMPYKLIANGHELNLEGTWKYRIGAVTERLEPQTFFQYMPSGVYNKMISPLQNYKIKGVAWYQGESNTPQPKGYHKLFEALVNDWRKNWGMNELPFLYTQLANFDAWEKGQSNWAELREEQRKAQNINNTGMAVTIDIGEHNDLHPQDKKTLGQRLGLCAKKLAYDENIVYSGPIYQRMEKTDDAICLYFDHVGSGLTSRNGELKQFMICGEDGHFVPANAVISGHNVIVSCEQIKQPQQVRYAWSDNPAGANLYNKEGLPASPFTTE, from the coding sequence ATGAAATTATCAAGCATTATTAGTGACGGGATGGTCCTGCAAAGACATGCTGCGGTTGCTATCTGGGGGAAAACTAGAAGCTCCGAGGTAGTGAAGGTATTATTCCTTGAAAAAACATACGAAACACAGGCTGATAGCGATGGCAATTGGACCGTAACACTTAACGATTTAAAGCCAGGTGGCCCCTATCAAATGGTGATCATTGACAATGAAGAAACAACAGTTATTCAGGATATTCTGATTGGTGATGTATGGGTCCTTGGTGGACAATCGAACATGGAACTACCGGTTCGCAGAACTCTTGATTTGTTCTCCGCGGAAATGAAAACGGTCAATCAACCATATATCCGCCAATTTGCCGTTCCACAATTGTACGATTTCCATGCTCCCCAACAGGACTTGGCCGGTGGAAACTGGATTGCTGCCAACCAAACTGATGTCATGAGTTTTAGCGCCGCTGGCTATTTTTTCGCAAAGGATCTCTATGAAACATACGGAGTTCCAATTGGATTAATTATGACTGCAGTTGGTGGAACGCCGATTGAGGCCTGGATTAGTGAAAAAACGTTACGAGAGATCGGTGGCTACGAGGAACGTCTTGCTAAGTTGAAAGATGATTCTTATGTAGCCGGTACGAAACAAAACGACGAAAAACGTAATCATGATTGGTATGAAGATTTAAATGAGCGAGATCTGGGCTTAAAAAAATGCTGGCATCAAGCCGACTATGATACAAGCGAATGGCAAGATTTTGTGGTCCCGAATTCATGGGCAGGCAGTGAGCTAGAAACGGTAAGAGGTTCTGTATGGTTCAGAACAGAGATTAATATCCCTGAAGAGATGCTAAACTGCGAGGCAAAATTAGCATTAGGGACCATCATTGATGGTGACGATACATACGTTAATGGGACATTGATCGGAAATACAGGCTACATGTATCCACCAAGACGGTACCAGATTCCAACAGGACTTTTAAAGCCTGGAAAAAATTCAATTGCCGTCAGGATCATCAGTACTCAAAATATCGGTGGATTCTTAAAAGATATGCCCTATAAACTAATTGCAAATGGTCACGAACTAAACTTAGAGGGCACTTGGAAATATCGAATTGGAGCAGTGACCGAGAGACTGGAGCCACAAACATTTTTTCAATACATGCCATCTGGCGTTTATAACAAGATGATATCACCTTTACAAAACTATAAAATCAAAGGTGTTGCCTGGTACCAAGGTGAGTCCAATACTCCTCAGCCGAAAGGGTATCATAAGCTTTTTGAAGCTTTAGTTAATGACTGGCGTAAAAATTGGGGAATGAACGAGCTTCCGTTTCTTTATACTCAACTAGCGAATTTTGATGCCTGGGAAAAGGGTCAAAGTAATTGGGCAGAGCTACGTGAAGAACAACGGAAGGCCCAAAATATAAACAATACAGGAATGGCCGTGACGATTGATATTGGTGAACACAATGATTTACATCCTCAAGATAAGAAGACCCTTGGGCAGCGACTCGGCTTATGCGCTAAAAAACTAGCTTACGACGAGAACATTGTCTATAGTGGCCCAATCTATCAGAGAATGGAAAAGACTGATGATGCCATTTGTTTATATTTTGACCACGTTGGTAGTGGACTGACTTCGCGAAATGGTGAACTAAAGCAGTTTATGATATGCGGTGAAGATGGTCATTTTGTTCCAGCAAATGCTGTCATCTCTGGCCATAATGTTATTGTCAGCTGCGAGCAAATCAAGCAACCTCAGCAGGTACGCTACGCATGGTCCGACAACCCCGCTGGCGCAAACCTCTATAACAAAGAAGGCCTACCCGCATCCCCGTTTACTACTGAGTAG
- a CDS encoding transposase translates to MPRQARVKSHSKIYHIILRGANRQEIFHDEEDCMRFLDILGKNKRKAGMDVYAWCLMNNHVHLLLKEGDESISITMKRIGVSYVRYYNWKYGTTGHLFQDRFKSENVETVRYLLVVVRYIHQNPVKAGIAKRVDEWKWSSCRSYYGQPISSVKYLLDGDYILSLLSANKEAATERFKGLNERRNNDQCLDEPGKTRLTDVEARQLMKELLGTLEIAKVKSLSRLERDGILRKVKQINGISQRQIARILGISPNLVFKA, encoded by the coding sequence ATGCCTCGTCAAGCGAGGGTGAAAAGTCACAGCAAAATATACCACATTATCTTGAGGGGAGCGAATAGACAAGAAATTTTTCATGATGAGGAAGATTGTATGAGGTTTCTTGATATTCTTGGTAAAAATAAACGAAAGGCAGGAATGGATGTTTATGCTTGGTGCTTAATGAATAACCATGTCCATCTTCTTTTAAAAGAAGGTGATGAGTCTATTTCTATTACTATGAAACGGATCGGTGTTAGTTATGTTAGGTACTATAACTGGAAGTATGGTACAACAGGACATCTTTTTCAGGATCGCTTCAAAAGTGAGAATGTAGAAACGGTTAGGTACTTACTAGTCGTTGTGAGATATATTCATCAAAATCCAGTAAAGGCAGGCATCGCCAAACGTGTTGACGAATGGAAGTGGAGTAGTTGTCGTTCCTATTATGGTCAACCGATCTCATCAGTAAAGTATTTACTTGATGGAGATTATATACTTAGCTTGCTTTCAGCCAATAAAGAAGCTGCTACAGAAAGATTTAAGGGGCTAAATGAAAGAAGAAACAATGATCAATGCTTAGATGAACCTGGAAAAACAAGATTAACAGATGTTGAGGCACGCCAACTAATGAAAGAGTTGTTAGGTACCTTGGAAATAGCAAAAGTTAAGAGTTTGTCTCGGCTGGAAAGAGATGGAATTCTTCGGAAAGTAAAACAGATTAATGGTATTTCACAACGCCAAATTGCAAGAATTCTAGGCATTTCGCCAAATTTAGTTTTTAAAGCATGA
- a CDS encoding PspA/IM30 family protein, with product MSMIKRFRSIMAANFYAMLEKAEDPEKMLAQYLRDLRSDLGNVKAETASVMAEEQRTKRALDENSAEINKLQRYAERALELGNETDARALLERKAAVALREEGLKDAYEVVCENAKKMRDMHDKLNSDIKELEARSHEIKRKLTAAKTQEKINRMTGGSTRMADLDRLEEKADRALYTANAMAELNAPKDDIDDLMAKYTDTDNAKPSIDDELEALKNNLKKK from the coding sequence ATGAGTATGATAAAGAGGTTTAGAAGTATTATGGCGGCTAACTTTTATGCCATGCTAGAAAAAGCGGAAGATCCTGAAAAGATGCTTGCTCAATATTTACGAGACCTACGTAGTGATTTAGGTAACGTGAAGGCTGAAACGGCTTCGGTTATGGCAGAGGAACAACGGACAAAACGAGCGCTGGATGAAAATTCAGCTGAGATCAATAAGCTGCAACGGTATGCAGAAAGAGCGCTAGAGCTAGGAAATGAAACGGATGCCAGAGCGTTATTAGAGAGAAAAGCAGCGGTAGCATTGCGAGAAGAAGGACTTAAAGATGCTTATGAAGTAGTCTGTGAAAATGCAAAAAAAATGCGTGACATGCATGATAAGTTGAATTCCGATATAAAAGAATTAGAAGCCCGTAGTCACGAAATTAAACGAAAGCTTACTGCGGCGAAAACGCAAGAAAAAATAAACAGAATGACCGGTGGCTCTACAAGAATGGCTGACCTTGATAGATTGGAAGAGAAGGCCGATCGAGCGCTATATACAGCAAATGCGATGGCAGAGCTGAATGCACCTAAGGATGACATTGATGATTTAATGGCGAAGTATACTGATACAGACAATGCTAAACCAAGCATTGACGATGAGCTAGAGGCCTTAAAGAATAACTTAAAAAAGAAATAA
- a CDS encoding endonuclease/exonuclease/phosphatase family protein: MKRLVARFFILLSIPIVLFIAFLVYMSITDVNPEPIIPLTTEANEGSIAQINTPISIITFNIGYGGLDQAQDFFMDGGTMSRSSSEDQTWTNLEQMGKFLHEQNSDLIFLQEVDIKSSRSFHIDQKEYFSNLLSDYSSTFGMNYQVKWVPVPVTKPMGAVHSGVVTLSKFFTDSSSRYQLPGKEKWPVQLFELDRCFIENRVPVENGKELVLVNVHLSAYDEGGLIRKQQLDFLKEYMIEEYERGNYLIVGGDWNHVIPGTDQSVFETTEDTPFWVQSLPGDFTPEGFTWGSDITVPTVRNNAFAYQPGVNFVSVIDGFLVSPNVEIAEVYAVDLGFEHSDHNPVLGIFILME; the protein is encoded by the coding sequence ATGAAGAGGTTAGTCGCCAGGTTTTTCATACTACTCTCTATCCCAATAGTACTTTTCATAGCCTTTTTAGTGTACATGAGCATAACAGATGTAAACCCTGAACCCATCATTCCATTGACAACTGAAGCAAACGAAGGAAGTATTGCTCAGATTAACACTCCTATTTCAATCATTACTTTTAATATTGGCTATGGCGGTTTAGATCAAGCCCAAGACTTCTTTATGGATGGGGGAACAATGTCTCGTTCAAGTAGTGAAGATCAAACATGGACTAACCTAGAACAAATGGGCAAATTTTTACATGAGCAAAATAGCGACTTGATTTTCCTCCAAGAAGTTGATATTAAATCGAGTAGAAGTTTTCACATTGATCAAAAAGAGTATTTTTCAAATTTATTATCTGATTATAGTTCAACATTTGGAATGAATTATCAAGTGAAGTGGGTGCCAGTTCCGGTTACAAAACCGATGGGTGCTGTACATTCAGGGGTTGTGACACTTTCAAAGTTTTTCACTGACTCTAGCTCGAGATACCAGTTACCTGGAAAAGAAAAATGGCCAGTTCAGCTCTTTGAACTTGACCGTTGTTTTATTGAAAATCGAGTTCCTGTTGAAAATGGAAAAGAGTTGGTTTTAGTGAATGTACACTTATCTGCTTATGATGAAGGCGGATTAATTCGAAAACAACAGCTCGACTTCTTAAAAGAATATATGATCGAAGAATATGAGAGAGGAAACTATTTAATTGTAGGTGGGGACTGGAATCATGTCATACCTGGAACGGATCAAAGTGTTTTTGAAACAACGGAAGATACTCCGTTTTGGGTACAATCTCTCCCAGGCGATTTTACACCAGAAGGTTTTACATGGGGAAGTGACATAACAGTTCCAACGGTTAGAAACAACGCATTTGCGTATCAGCCTGGGGTCAATTTCGTCTCAGTTATCGATGGCTTCTTAGTTTCACCGAATGTTGAAATAGCTGAAGTCTACGCTGTTGATCTAGGTTTTGAACATAGTGACCATAATCCAGTCTTAGGGATTTTCATCTTAATGGAATAG
- a CDS encoding TFIIB-type zinc ribbon-containing protein, which translates to MLIHYKCPDCGSDMKFDSESGKLACDSCGREDNIDTYPKEFMSQEFAEGEAVEYHCKNCGAIVLTDADTVATTCCFCGAGVVLADRLSGNLAPLKVIPFTISKEQAENAFVAWCRKGLLTPKGFMTADRIKSITGMYVPFWLYDLRSKGEADAVCTRVRTYSQGDYNYTETSYYDVYRKVDLQYLKVPVDASEKMDDQLMDKLEPYDYRNLKDFNTPYLAGYIAEKYNYDDKELFPRVRSRVDTYVESYIKSTINGYASTSFRRKNIDTKPLNAYYTLIPVWMVSYDYDKKEHIFAMNGQTGKIVGKPPISSGKVAAWFTGVAGVTFITIKTIAWLMGGGI; encoded by the coding sequence ATGCTCATTCATTATAAGTGTCCGGATTGTGGATCTGATATGAAGTTTGATAGTGAATCGGGAAAGCTTGCTTGTGATAGTTGTGGGAGAGAGGACAACATTGATACATATCCCAAAGAGTTTATGTCGCAGGAGTTTGCGGAAGGAGAAGCGGTAGAGTATCATTGCAAGAACTGCGGTGCTATCGTTTTAACCGACGCGGATACTGTAGCGACGACCTGCTGTTTTTGTGGGGCTGGGGTTGTGCTTGCCGATCGATTGTCTGGAAATTTGGCTCCTTTGAAGGTAATTCCTTTTACGATTAGCAAAGAGCAGGCAGAAAATGCGTTTGTCGCCTGGTGTCGCAAAGGACTTTTAACCCCAAAAGGCTTTATGACAGCTGATCGGATCAAAAGCATTACTGGGATGTACGTGCCTTTTTGGCTGTATGATTTACGCAGCAAAGGAGAAGCTGACGCTGTATGTACGAGAGTACGAACGTACAGTCAGGGCGATTACAACTATACTGAGACGAGTTATTATGATGTTTATCGAAAGGTCGATCTTCAGTATTTGAAGGTTCCGGTCGATGCTTCTGAAAAAATGGATGATCAGTTGATGGATAAGCTAGAGCCCTACGATTATCGCAATTTAAAAGATTTTAACACGCCTTATTTAGCAGGTTATATCGCTGAAAAATATAATTATGACGACAAAGAGCTATTTCCAAGAGTAAGGTCTAGGGTTGATACTTATGTAGAATCCTATATTAAATCGACGATCAATGGCTACGCGAGTACCTCATTTCGCCGTAAAAACATTGATACGAAGCCATTAAACGCCTACTACACACTGATTCCTGTATGGATGGTCAGCTATGATTACGATAAAAAAGAGCATATTTTTGCGATGAACGGACAGACAGGAAAAATTGTCGGCAAGCCGCCGATTAGCTCTGGAAAAGTGGCTGCTTGGTTTACAGGGGTTGCTGGTGTCACGTTTATTACCATCAAAACAATCGCTTGGCTTATGGGAGGTGGTATTTAG
- a CDS encoding fumarylacetoacetate hydrolase family protein, with protein sequence MGKIIGVGPHYQCLLESKGVTLADKPFLFIKPTSSIIKTGSTIELPSNVEKVLAEVEIAIKMKKTVKNISVEEVTELAVIDGYAICNDVTAIGEDLPSLGKLYDTFTPIGEFFTIENPSEIKIESYRNGELQQSATASGMGYSIPYLVSYISSLFTLEEGDIILSGTPVGAFEIQKGDTIELRSPQLGEVNNRVGV encoded by the coding sequence ATGGGGAAAATTATTGGTGTTGGTCCACATTATCAGTGTTTATTAGAAAGTAAAGGCGTAACTTTAGCAGATAAGCCATTTTTATTTATTAAACCAACGAGCTCAATCATCAAAACCGGCTCAACGATTGAGCTGCCAAGTAATGTTGAGAAGGTCCTAGCAGAGGTTGAAATTGCGATCAAGATGAAGAAAACCGTCAAAAATATCTCCGTTGAAGAAGTGACAGAGTTAGCAGTAATTGATGGCTATGCCATCTGTAATGACGTTACCGCTATTGGCGAAGATCTCCCTTCATTAGGAAAATTGTATGATACGTTTACACCGATCGGCGAGTTTTTCACCATCGAAAACCCTTCAGAAATCAAGATTGAGAGTTACCGTAACGGAGAGTTACAGCAGTCAGCTACCGCATCTGGCATGGGATATAGCATCCCTTATCTTGTCTCCTATATCTCTTCCCTATTCACGTTAGAGGAAGGAGATATTATTTTATCAGGTACACCAGTCGGTGCATTTGAAATTCAAAAAGGCGATACAATCGAACTACGCAGCCCACAACTTGGAGAGGTAAATAATCGAGTGGGGGTCTGA
- a CDS encoding LA2681 family HEPN domain-containing protein produces MMFNPTEVLQAKNLTNFKASEVIAVIDYLINELRETKKESLPGKILELITYLKRKFVGKQIYPIAEILESDYWFAKHLIHSKKTSEWNSKMRQQQLFILENLFTEYEEKTIPPLIWNNICITYSEALMNIGRPIEALAVIEKMIENEDFYYEKKVPQTGWGLLFYSTLLKGTQDKMHCIYNAHQKLKTYKENIKDKDNLMVYQQRFKVAEDMYEQLGIDDVGVHKGGNRFSGKEKVYRKWCAANRLFLNGSNDIDLHSMVQVDAFLYSDNNFPNETHSFRSRVYQNFLNSLSQEFITLRWLLFDTIHQSKEKPHLADNDLLFNNEGMNVYSIRTDLLKTVYRMSYSIFDKIGYFLNHFYNLSIPNNKASLNHIWFIDEDPNKPLKKFFKQKKNDALQSLYWLSRDIYGYDKISEQSMFVKKISHLRNMMEHSYLQVTEYPDSLLNHESGIKLNLDSIKFGVGEFHSHNLSLNELEKLTMDLTKKTRNALLYLKFAVDHEAGE; encoded by the coding sequence ATGATGTTCAATCCAACAGAAGTTCTTCAAGCCAAAAATTTAACTAATTTTAAGGCTTCTGAAGTTATCGCTGTAATCGATTACCTGATAAACGAATTAAGAGAAACAAAGAAGGAATCTTTGCCTGGTAAAATACTAGAGTTAATTACATATCTAAAAAGAAAGTTTGTTGGTAAACAAATTTATCCGATTGCTGAAATACTTGAAAGTGATTACTGGTTTGCAAAACACCTCATTCATTCAAAAAAAACTTCCGAGTGGAACAGCAAAATGAGACAACAGCAATTGTTTATCCTCGAAAATCTTTTCACTGAATATGAAGAGAAAACAATACCACCATTAATATGGAATAATATCTGCATTACATATTCTGAGGCCCTAATGAATATTGGTAGACCGATTGAAGCATTAGCGGTTATAGAGAAAATGATTGAAAATGAAGATTTTTATTACGAAAAAAAGGTCCCTCAAACAGGTTGGGGATTATTATTCTACTCCACCCTATTAAAAGGAACCCAAGATAAAATGCATTGTATCTATAATGCCCATCAAAAATTAAAGACGTACAAAGAAAACATCAAGGACAAAGATAATTTGATGGTTTATCAACAGCGCTTTAAGGTGGCAGAAGATATGTATGAACAATTAGGGATAGACGACGTCGGCGTTCATAAAGGTGGAAACCGCTTTTCAGGAAAAGAGAAGGTCTATCGAAAATGGTGCGCTGCTAACCGTTTATTTTTAAATGGATCGAATGACATTGACCTACATTCGATGGTTCAAGTTGATGCCTTCTTATATAGTGACAATAACTTTCCTAATGAAACGCATTCTTTCCGTTCAAGAGTGTATCAAAACTTTTTAAATTCGTTAAGTCAAGAATTTATCACACTACGATGGCTTCTGTTTGATACGATTCATCAATCAAAAGAAAAACCCCATTTGGCGGACAATGACTTGTTATTCAATAACGAGGGGATGAACGTATATAGCATTCGTACTGATCTATTAAAAACTGTCTATCGGATGTCTTATTCGATTTTTGATAAGATCGGCTATTTTCTTAACCATTTCTATAACCTTAGCATCCCTAACAATAAAGCTAGTCTTAATCACATTTGGTTTATTGATGAAGACCCAAATAAGCCACTAAAGAAGTTTTTTAAACAGAAAAAAAATGATGCATTACAATCTTTATATTGGCTTTCTAGAGATATCTACGGGTATGACAAAATCTCTGAACAGAGCATGTTTGTAAAAAAAATAAGTCACTTACGAAATATGATGGAGCATAGCTACCTCCAAGTAACCGAGTACCCAGACTCCTTACTTAATCATGAAAGTGGAATTAAACTAAACCTAGATTCTATTAAATTTGGAGTAGGAGAATTCCATTCTCACAACCTATCATTAAACGAATTAGAAAAATTAACAATGGACTTAACTAAAAAGACACGTAATGCCTTATTATACCTTAAATTTGCAGTTGATCACGAAGCGGGAGAGTAG
- a CDS encoding SPFH domain-containing protein gives MFFRNQFANVVEWEEFRDDMIFWKWSNREIKKGSKLIIRAGQDAIFLRSGKIEGIFEKEGEYDIESQIIPFLSTLKGFKFGFNSGMRAEVLFVNTKEFIVKWGTKNAINIPHPQLPGGIPIRANGTFNVKVSDYIALIDKIAGIKNSYYVDDIKLRITSVLDQLLMKWISKEGKDMFNLQANAFDISNGIREDLDMSILGDGLTITKFTVMSFNYPEEIQNRITKTASHSMIGDLGKYQQVEMVDGMASGKVQGGGAASDMAGMMMGMNVANEMMKNMNQGQGQGQNPGQNQSQNQNQNQGQGHNQNLGQNQNQNQNQAQQNQQDEPKARPNFCPNCGAKTGEGNFCSNCGHKLV, from the coding sequence ATGTTTTTTAGAAATCAATTTGCCAATGTAGTTGAGTGGGAAGAATTTCGAGATGATATGATTTTTTGGAAGTGGAGCAATCGTGAAATTAAAAAAGGTAGTAAACTGATCATTCGTGCGGGTCAGGATGCGATTTTTTTACGGTCGGGAAAAATTGAGGGAATCTTCGAGAAAGAAGGGGAGTATGACATCGAATCGCAAATTATCCCCTTCCTTTCCACGCTTAAAGGATTCAAATTTGGCTTTAACAGTGGCATGCGCGCGGAAGTGCTTTTTGTGAATACGAAGGAATTCATCGTCAAATGGGGAACGAAAAATGCAATCAATATCCCGCATCCGCAGCTCCCTGGCGGGATCCCGATAAGAGCGAATGGAACGTTTAATGTAAAAGTTAGTGACTATATAGCTTTGATCGATAAGATCGCCGGGATCAAAAATAGCTATTATGTCGACGATATCAAATTGCGTATCACCTCAGTGTTAGATCAGCTGTTAATGAAGTGGATTTCAAAAGAAGGCAAAGACATGTTCAACCTTCAAGCCAATGCCTTTGATATCTCAAATGGAATTCGAGAAGACCTCGATATGAGCATTCTAGGCGATGGCCTAACCATTACGAAATTTACAGTCATGAGCTTCAACTACCCTGAGGAAATTCAAAATCGAATTACCAAAACTGCTTCACACTCCATGATCGGTGACCTAGGCAAATACCAGCAAGTCGAAATGGTCGACGGCATGGCCTCAGGCAAAGTCCAAGGCGGCGGCGCAGCCTCTGACATGGCCGGCATGATGATGGGCATGAACGTCGCCAACGAAATGATGAAGAACATGAACCAGGGTCAGGGTCAGGGGCAAAATCCAGGTCAAAACCAAAGTCAAAATCAAAATCAAAATCAAGGTCAAGGGCACAACCAAAATCTAGGGCAAAATCAAAATCAAAACCAAAACCAAGCGCAGCAAAATCAACAAGATGAGCCTAAAGCAAGACCAAACTTCTGCCCAAACTGCGGCGCCAAAACAGGCGAAGGCAACTTCTGCTCCAACTGCGGCCATAAGTTGGTGTAG
- a CDS encoding YgcG family protein: protein MKNFVRTLSLFILFSMILSLTALASTEQKIYDFAELLTATEVEELETLADMYSDQTQVDIIILTTNGTDGRPVEQYMGDFYDEKGLGYNRAHGDTVILTIDMLERDVYVAGFYKGETYVDNDRAEMIREEITPYLSDGDFYGAFWEFIELTKYYLEMEPEAPRPSDPIKTPNYNETPQVIYHPPAEENIFFELWFQLLASGIVGALVVGIMAYHSSGRKTTNARTYLDDNNSALIAKNDTFVRKTVTKTKKPTSNNNRGGGGGFGGGGFTGGGHSHSGSKGKF from the coding sequence GTGAAAAATTTCGTTCGAACACTTTCCTTATTTATTCTTTTTTCAATGATTTTATCACTAACGGCTTTGGCCTCGACCGAACAAAAAATTTATGATTTTGCAGAGCTGTTAACAGCTACAGAGGTAGAAGAGCTAGAAACCTTAGCAGACATGTACAGCGATCAAACCCAGGTAGATATCATTATTCTAACGACAAATGGAACAGACGGAAGACCTGTTGAGCAATATATGGGCGATTTTTATGACGAGAAGGGGCTAGGATATAATAGGGCTCATGGAGATACCGTGATTTTAACGATCGATATGCTTGAGCGTGATGTGTATGTCGCCGGTTTTTATAAAGGTGAGACGTATGTTGATAATGACCGAGCCGAAATGATTCGTGAAGAAATTACACCTTACCTTTCCGATGGTGATTTTTACGGGGCCTTTTGGGAATTTATCGAGTTAACGAAGTATTATCTGGAGATGGAACCAGAGGCGCCACGTCCTTCTGACCCAATTAAAACGCCGAATTACAATGAGACGCCGCAGGTAATTTATCACCCACCCGCAGAAGAAAACATCTTTTTTGAGCTTTGGTTTCAGCTACTAGCTTCCGGAATTGTCGGGGCTCTCGTTGTTGGGATTATGGCCTATCATTCTAGTGGCAGGAAAACGACGAACGCAAGAACGTATTTAGACGACAATAACTCAGCGTTGATCGCAAAAAATGATACATTCGTCAGAAAAACAGTGACGAAAACGAAAAAGCCAACGAGCAATAACAACCGCGGTGGCGGCGGTGGTTTTGGTGGCGGCGGCTTTACAGGCGGTGGCCATTCCCACAGCGGTAGCAAAGGGAAATTTTAA
- a CDS encoding acyltransferase, which translates to MNFELLLDKLLGQREIIHEVECSVCGDFETYFRDPITKENLGRACEHCVYVEKF; encoded by the coding sequence ATGAACTTTGAACTATTATTAGATAAATTACTTGGCCAGAGGGAAATAATTCATGAAGTAGAATGTAGTGTCTGCGGCGATTTTGAAACATACTTTAGAGATCCTATTACAAAAGAAAACCTTGGTAGAGCTTGTGAACATTGTGTTTACGTTGAAAAATTCTAA